From Rutidosis leptorrhynchoides isolate AG116_Rl617_1_P2 chromosome 3, CSIRO_AGI_Rlap_v1, whole genome shotgun sequence, a single genomic window includes:
- the LOC139896169 gene encoding protein disulfide isomerase-like 1-4 yields the protein MANQSIVIFCFSTLLIFSHFTSLSLSSPPSSGAGDVSDDEDLSFLEEPEDVSTSQPHYNSDPDLPDFDEFSGDEDDFENYNYEDDDFEVPSDEFENYSNEDELVGSIDNDQDVVVLTESNFTDFIDSNRYVMVEFYAPWCGHCKALAPEYAAAATDLIDENVVLAKVDAQEESEVAETYEVQGFPTILFFVDGVHKPYLGQRTKDAIVNWIKKKTGPGVYNLTSVEDAEKILETEDKLVLAYLDSLVGKENEELVAASRLDDDVSFYQTVEPNVAKLFHINADVKRPALVLIKKEAEKVTHHDGLFDTSAIKEFVFANKLPLVTTFSRESATLIFENPIKKQVLLFATSKDSTKVSETFKDAAKLFKGKLIFVYVELDNEDVGKPVADYFGITGDAPQVIGYTGNDDGKKFVFDQELTLENLKVFGEGFFDDKLKPFYKSDPIPEDNDGDVKIVVGDNFDDIVLDESKDVLLEIYAPWCGHCQALEPTYSKLAKHLRVVDSLVIAKMDGSTNEHPKAKADGYPTILFYPAGNKSSDPITVDVDRTVVAFYKFLKKHASIPFKLQKPTYTEIKESNETNKKDEL from the exons ATGGCTAATCAATCAATCGTCATCTTCTGTTTCTCCACACTCCTCATCTTCTCTCACTTCACCTCACTTTCTCTCTCTTCACCACCTTCCTCCGGCGCCGGGGACGTCTCTGACGACGAAGACTTAAGCTTCCTCGAAGAACCAGAAGACGTATCCACCTCACAACCACATTACAATTCCGATCCAGATCTACCAGATTTCGACGAATTCTCCGGCGACGAAGACGATTTCGAAAATTACAATTACGAAGACGACGATTTCGAAGTACCGTCTGATGAATTTGAAAATTATAGTAATGAGGACGAGTTAGTTGGTTCAATTGATAACGATCAAGACGTTGTCGTTTTGACCGAAAGTAATTTCACTGATTTTATTGATAGTAATCGTTATGTAATGGTGGAGTTTTATGCTCCGTGGTGTGGTCATTGTAAGGCGTTGGCGCCGGAGTACGCGGCAGCTGCGACGGATCTGATAGATGAAAATGTTGTGCTTGCGAAAGTTGATGCACAAGAAGAAAGTGAAGTTGCTGAAACTTATGAAGTTCAAGGGTTTCCTACTATTTTGTTTTTTGTTGATGGTGTTCATAAGCCTTATTTAGGTCAACGCACAAA AGATGCTATTGTGAATTGGATTAAGAAGAAGACTGGACCTGGTGTGTATAACCTAACAAGCGTAGAAGATGCAGAGAAGATACTTGAGACTGAGGATAAACTTGTTTTGGCATATCTCGACTCGTTGGTG GGTAAAGAAAATGAAGAACTTGTTGCAGCTTCAAGACTTGACGATGATGTTAGCTTTTATCAAACGGTTGAGCCTAATGTGGCCAAGCTTTTCCATATCAATGCTGATGTAAAACGCCCGGCTTTGGTCTTGATCAAGAAGGAGGCTGAGAAAGTGACCCATCATG ATGGTTTATTTGACACGTCTGCAATTAAGGAGTTTGTGTTCGCCAACAAACTCCCATTGGTGACAACTTTTTCAAGAGAAAGTGCAACTTTGATATTTGAAAACCCGATAAAAAAACAG GTGTTGTTATTTGCAACTTCGAAAGACTCAACTAAGGTTTCAGAAACGTTCAAGGATGCTGCAAAGTTATTTAAGGGGAAG CTTATCTTTGTATATGTTGAATTGGACAATGAAGATGTCGGAAAGCCTGTCGCAGATTATTTTGGCATCACAGGAGATGCTCCACAA GTTATTGGATATACGGGAAATGATGATGGCAAGAAGTTTGTGTTTGACCAAGAGTTGACCCTTGAAAACCTTAAGGTCTTTGGGGAGGGCTTTTTTGATGACAAGCTAAAACCTTTCTACAAGTCGGATCCAATTCCTGAAGAT AATGATGGTGATGTGAAGATAGTAGTTGGGGATAACTTTGATGATATCGTCTTGGATGAGTCAAAAGATGTCCTGCTTGAG ATTTACGCACCATGGTGCGGGCATTGCCAAGCTTTAGAACCAACTTACAGCAAACTTGCTAAGCATTTACGCGTTGTTGATTCTTTGGTAATAGCAAAGATGGACGGAAGTACAAATGAACATCCCAAGGCTAAG GCTGATGGATACCCTACAATTCTTTTTTACCCTGCAGGAAACAAAAGCTCCGATCCT ATAACTGTAGATGTTGATCGAACGGTAGTGGCATTCTACAAGTTTCTCAAGAAACATGCTTCTATTCCCTTTAAGCTTCAGAAACCTACTTACACCGAAATCAAAGAAAGCAACGAGACTAACAAAAAAGACGAATTATGA
- the LOC139896168 gene encoding 4-hydroxy-3-methylbut-2-en-1-yl diphosphate synthase (ferredoxin), chloroplastic, with protein MATGAASASIMILKGRDSGLGFAKSSDFVKVSDMKRVKSHRTKISVIKSSKSGSDIAEFRPASEGSPLLVPVQKYCESTHKTIRRKTRTVMVGDVALGSDHPIRIQTMTTSDTKDVAATVKEVMQIADKGADFVRITVQGRKEADACFEIKNTLVQKNYNIPLVADIHFAPSVALRVAECFDKIRVNPGNFADRRAQFEQLEYTEDDYQKELEHIEKVFVPLVEKCKKYGRAMRIGTNHGSLSDRIMSYYGDSPRGMVESAFEFARICRKLDYHNFVFSMKASNPVIMVQAYRLLVAEMYVQGWDYPLHLGVTEAGEGEDGRMKSAIGIGTLLQDGLGDTIRVSLTEPPEEEIDPCRKLANLGMKASQIQQGVAPFEEKHRRYFDFQRRTGDLPVQKEGEEVDFRGVLHRDGSVLMSVTLDQLKTPELFYRSLATKLVLGMPFKDLATVDSILLRELPPADDKDARLALKRLIDVSMGVITPLSEQLTKPLPNAIVLVNLKELSTGAYKLLQEGTRLAVSLRGDEPYEELEILKSIDATMILHEVPYTEEKTGRVHAARRLFEYLSENSLNFPVLHHIHFPKGIPRDDLVISAGANAGALLVDGLGDGILLEATDQDFEFIRNTSFNLLQGCRMRNTKTEYVSCPSCGRTLFDLQVISAEIREKTLHLPGVSIAIMGCIVNGPGEMADADFGYVGGAPGKIDLYVGKTVVQRGIAMENATDALIQLIKDHGRWVDPPVEE; from the exons ATGGCGACCGGAGCTGCTTCGGCTTCAATTATGATCTTAAAAGGCAGGGACAGCGGGTTAGGGTTTGCGAAATCTTCCGATTTTGTCAAAGTTTCAGACATGAAGAGGGTTAAGTCTCATAGAACCAAAATATCTGTGATTAAAAGCTCTAAATCTGGTTCAGATATTGCAGAATTTCGCCCTGCTTCTGAAGGAAGTCCTCTGTTAG TTCCTGTTCAGAAGTATTGTGAATCTACACATAAAACAATCAGGAGGAAAACGCGCACGGTAATGGTTGGAGATGTGGCTCTTGGTAGCGATCACCCGATAAGAATTCAAACAATGACTACGTCTGATACTAAAGATGTGGCTGCAACTGTAAAAGAG GTCATGCAAATAGCTGATAAAGGAGCTGATTTTGTTCGAATAACCGTGCAAGGGAGAAAAGAGGCAGATGCATGTTTTGAAATTAAGAACACCCTTGTTCAAAAGAA TTATAACATACCTCTGGTAGCAGACATTCATTTTGCACCGTCAGTTGCACTTCGTGTTGCTGAATGCTTTGATAAAATTCGTGTCAACCCTGGAAATTTCG CTGATCGACGGGCCCAGTTTGAACAGTTGGAATATACAGAGGATGATTATCAAAAGGAACTTGAGCATATTGAGAAG GTTTTTGTTCCATTGGTTGAAAAGTGCAAGAAATATGGAAGGGCAATGCGTATAGGAACAAATCATGGCAGTCTTTCAGATCGTATCATGAGCTACTATGGTGATTCTCCTAGGGGAATG GTTGAATCTGCATTTGAGTTTGCAAGAATCTGTAGAAAACTAGACTACCATAATTTTGTATTTTCAATGAAAGCAAGCAACCCAGTAATTATGGTTCAAGCCTATCGTCTTCTTGTAGCCGAAATGTATGTTCAGGGGTGGGACTATCCATTGCACTTGGGAGTTACAGAAGCCGGTGAGGGTGAGGATGGACGTATGAAATCTGCAATCGGCATCGGAACACTTCTTCAG GATGGTCTTGGTGATACCATCAGGGTTTCCCTTACTGAACCTCCAGAGGAAGAAATAGACCCGTGTAGGAAATTGGCCAATCTTGGTATGAAAGCATCCCAAATTCAACAAGGAGTG GCACCATTTGAAGAGAAACATAGACGTTATTTCGATTTCCAAAGAAGAACTGGTGATTTGCCTGTACAGAAGGAG GGTGAAGAGGTAGATTTTAGAGGTGTACTTCATCGTGATGGCTCGGTTCTCATGTCTGTTACCTTGGATCAACTCAAG ACACCTGAACTCTTCTATAGATCATTAGCAACAAAACTTGTTCTTGGGATGCCATTTAAG GATCTTGCAACTGTTGATTCTATCTTACTGAGAGAGCTTCCACCGGCAGACGATAAGGATGCT CGTCTAGCTCTTAAAAGGTTGATTGATGTAAGTATGGGAGTTATAACTCCTTTATCAGAACAATTGACAAAGCCTTTGCCCAACGCAATTGTCTTGGTAAATCTTAAGGAACTATCAACCGGAGCGTATAAGCTTTTACAAGAAG GCACACGTTTGGCAGTGTCACTACGTGGTGACGAACCCTACGAGGAGCTTGAAATTCTCAAGAGCATCGATGCTACAATGATTCTTCATGAAGTGCCGTATACCGAGGAAAAAACCGGCAGAGTACATGCTGCAAGGAGGCTATTTGAATATCTTTCGGAAAATTCACTCAATTTCCCTGTTCTTCACCACATACATTTCCCGAAGGGAATTCCCag GGATGATTTGGTTATCAGTGCGGGTGCGAATGCTGGTGCACTTTTAGTTGATGGACTTGGGGATGGTATTTTATTAGAAGCTACAGATCAAGACTTTGAGTTTATCAGAAATACATCTTTTAATCTGCTACAGGGGTGTAGGATGCGGAACACTAAGACG GAGTATGTCTCATGCCCGTCTTGTGGTAGAACTCTATTCGATCTTCAAGTGATTAGTGCTGAAATCAGAGAAAAAACATTACATTTGCCTGGTGTTTCG ATTGCCATTATGGGTTGCATAGTTAATGGACCTGGGGAGATGGCTGATGCCGATTTTGGATATGTTGGTGGTGCTCCAGGAAAGATTGATCTTTATGTTGGAAAG ACGGTTGTACAACGAGGAATAGCAATGGAGAATGCAACTGATGCCTTGATCCAGCTAATCAAAGACCATGGACGCTGGGTCGATCCTCCAGTTGAAGAGTAG